Proteins encoded in a region of the Megalops cyprinoides isolate fMegCyp1 chromosome 3, fMegCyp1.pri, whole genome shotgun sequence genome:
- the mogat2 gene encoding 2-acylglycerol O-acyltransferase 2 produces MKIEFAPADVPLPRRLQTAAVLQWVFSFLGLAPCCCLLFFVLLFTRFWLISVLYAIWWFIDWDTPSHGGRRVNFLCDLSVWRHMRDYFPIKLVKTADLDPRHNYVFGFHPHGILVAGAFCNFCTLATGFCRMYPGLTPYLLMLPLWFRAPFFRDYIMFAGLVPSDKDSASYLLQRRGGGNAVVIAVGGAPEALDARPGAYTLLLANKKGFVKLAMEHGAALVPVFSFGENEVFDQVDNPRGTWLRWIQERLQRVMGISLPLFHARGVFQYSFGLMPYRKPIHTVVGKPIMVEKNERPTEEELNALHERYMDKLCELFEEHKSKYGVPEDKHLTFV; encoded by the exons ATGAAGATCGAATTCGCTCCAGCCGATGTCCCCCTTCCACGGAGgctgcagacagctgcagtgctccagtgggtTTTTTCCTTCCTCGGGCTCG CACCATGCTGCTGCCTGTTGTTCTTTGTCCTCCTCTTCACTCGCTTCTGGCTGATCAGCGTGCTGTACGCCATATGGTGGTTCATTGACTGGGATACGCCGTCACATGGAGGGAGACGGGTCAACTTCCTCTGCGACCTGTCTGTCTGGCGACACATGCGGGATTACTTCCCCATCAAG CTGGTAAAGACGGCGGACCTGGACCCACGCCATAACTATGTGTTCGGGTTCCATCCACATGGGATACTGGTGGCAGGGGCCTTCTGCAACTTCTGTACCCTGGCGACGGGCTTCTGCAGAATGTACCCTGGGCTGACCCCGTACCTGCTCATGCTGCCGCTGTGGTTCAGGGCGCCCTTTTTCAGGGATTACATCATGTTTGCAG GTCTCGTCCCCTCAGACAAGGACAGTGCCAGCTACTTACTGCAGCGGCGTGGAGGTGGGAACGCGGTTGTCATCGCAGTTGGGGGAGCTCCAGAGGCCCTGGATGCCCGCCCTGGTGCTTACACCCTGCTGTTGGCCAATAAAAAGGGCTTTGTGAAATTGGCAATGGAGCATGG CGCCGCTCTGGTGCCTGTCTTCTCTTTTGGGGAGAATGAGGTCTTTGACCAGGTGGACAATCCCCGTGGCACCTGGCTGCGCTGGATCCAGGAGCGCCTGCAGAGGGTGATGGGCATCTCCCTGCCCCTTTTCCATGCGAGGGGCGTGTTCCAGTACAGCTTTGGGCTCATGCCCTACAGGAAACCCATCCACACTGTGG TGGGGAAACCCATCATGGTGGAGAAGAATGAGAGGCCCAcggaggaggagctgaatgCCCTCCACGAGCGCTATATGGACAAGCTCTGCGAGCTGTTTGAAGAGCACAAGAGCAAGTATGGGGTGCCAGAGGACAAGCACCTCACCTTTGTCTGA